From the Arthrobacter sp. PM3 genome, one window contains:
- a CDS encoding FMN-binding protein: protein MRTRAAVSAALASAGILIAGWQSGVHVADTGSSAASTAAGTTGTTGSSGATGSSGTSGSSGSGSTGAGSSAAGGTAGASAKAGGTYDGSVVQTRFGSVQVRITVQGGKITDVTALQLTDAERKSVQISNRAAPLLRNEVLQAQSADVQTISGATVTSDAYLSSLQAALDAANL from the coding sequence GTGAGAACTCGCGCAGCAGTTTCAGCAGCCCTGGCCTCCGCAGGCATTCTCATCGCAGGCTGGCAGTCGGGCGTCCACGTCGCCGATACCGGCAGCTCCGCCGCGAGCACGGCGGCCGGCACCACCGGGACTACGGGCTCGAGCGGGGCCACGGGCTCGAGCGGAACATCCGGCTCGTCCGGTTCCGGTTCAACGGGCGCCGGTTCATCGGCCGCGGGCGGCACCGCCGGGGCGTCGGCCAAGGCGGGGGGCACGTACGACGGATCCGTCGTCCAGACCCGATTCGGCTCCGTTCAGGTTCGGATCACGGTCCAGGGCGGCAAAATCACCGATGTCACCGCGTTGCAGCTGACCGACGCCGAACGCAAGTCCGTGCAGATCAGCAACCGGGCCGCCCCGCTCCTGCGCAACGAGGTGCTCCAGGCCCAGTCTGCGGATGTGCAGACCATCAGCGGTGCGACGGTGACAAGCGACGCATACCTGAGTTCCCTGCAGGCGGCCCTCGATGCAGCCAACCTCTGA
- a CDS encoding FAD:protein FMN transferase — protein MQPTSELGRAALKARTFSSMGTVVSLTVPARSLGAAAVPDDTGTGRCLDAATSAVERVFAGLDETFSLYRPDSEASRLASGELSLREASAAMRERYADAHGWRLTTEGAFSPERPDGVLDLSGIIKGYAIARAGEALRSRGITDWCLNAGGDVLVMGSPVPGSGASWAAGVVDPQDRSALLSAFELGGPSGAETGTRCALATSGSAERGEHIWTAGTRGAEFVQVSVAAADIVMADVLATAIVAGGTAMLHRATDHWDVDVLAVRRDGELLATPGFRA, from the coding sequence ATGCAGCCAACCTCTGAACTGGGCCGCGCGGCCCTGAAAGCCAGGACGTTCAGCTCGATGGGCACGGTCGTCAGCTTGACCGTTCCTGCCAGATCCTTGGGGGCAGCGGCCGTCCCGGACGACACCGGCACGGGCCGTTGCCTCGACGCGGCGACTTCCGCCGTCGAGCGCGTCTTCGCCGGCCTGGACGAAACTTTCAGCCTGTACCGCCCCGATTCCGAGGCCAGCAGGCTGGCATCCGGGGAGCTTTCGCTTCGCGAGGCGTCCGCCGCGATGCGGGAGCGCTACGCTGATGCGCACGGCTGGCGGCTCACGACGGAGGGCGCGTTCTCACCGGAACGGCCCGACGGAGTGCTGGACCTCTCCGGCATCATCAAAGGCTATGCGATCGCACGGGCCGGTGAGGCACTGCGTTCCCGCGGCATCACCGACTGGTGCCTGAACGCCGGCGGGGATGTGCTGGTGATGGGCTCGCCTGTGCCGGGCAGCGGGGCGTCGTGGGCGGCCGGGGTCGTCGACCCCCAGGACCGCTCGGCGTTACTGTCCGCGTTCGAGCTGGGCGGGCCCTCCGGGGCGGAAACCGGCACCCGGTGCGCCCTCGCAACGTCGGGCTCGGCGGAGCGCGGAGAGCACATCTGGACAGCCGGCACGCGCGGGGCCGAGTTCGTCCAGGTCTCTGTGGCCGCGGCGGACATTGTCATGGCCGATGTCCTGGCGACGGCGATCGTGGCCGGCGGAACCGCGATGCTGCACCGGGCCACAGACCATTGGGACGTCGATGTGCTCGCCGTCCGTCGCGACGGGGAACTGCTCGCCACACCGGGATTCCGCGCCTAG
- a CDS encoding SGNH/GDSL hydrolase family protein, with amino-acid sequence MDFTSRYVALGDSFTEGVGDDDAGRPNGVRGWADRVAEQLGAADPGFGYANLAIRGRKLRQIMAEQVDAAVELNPTLVSIYAGANDILRPKIDIDDLLVEYDAGIRKLAATGATVVMFTGFDARGSKIFGTMRGRTAIYNELVRGIAGDHGALLVDYWRFSEYYDWGMWATDRMHMSAAGHANMAKRVLTVLEHEHSIDVPPMTPVPELSRLDAMRANARWVREFAGPWVVRRVTGRSSGDGLEPKYGRLTRL; translated from the coding sequence ATGGATTTCACGTCCCGCTATGTAGCCCTTGGAGACTCCTTCACGGAAGGAGTCGGCGACGACGACGCCGGCCGTCCCAACGGGGTGCGGGGCTGGGCGGACCGGGTGGCAGAGCAGCTCGGTGCCGCCGATCCGGGCTTCGGGTATGCGAACCTTGCCATCCGCGGCAGGAAACTCCGCCAGATCATGGCCGAGCAGGTGGATGCCGCCGTCGAACTTAACCCCACCCTGGTGAGTATCTACGCCGGCGCCAATGACATCCTCCGGCCCAAGATCGACATCGATGACCTGCTGGTCGAATACGACGCCGGCATCCGCAAGCTCGCCGCCACCGGCGCCACCGTGGTGATGTTCACGGGCTTCGACGCGCGCGGCTCCAAGATCTTCGGCACCATGCGCGGACGTACAGCCATCTATAACGAACTGGTGCGCGGGATAGCCGGTGATCACGGGGCTCTGCTGGTCGACTACTGGCGCTTCAGCGAGTACTACGACTGGGGCATGTGGGCCACGGACCGGATGCACATGTCCGCCGCCGGGCACGCGAACATGGCCAAGCGCGTCCTCACGGTCCTGGAACACGAGCACTCGATCGACGTGCCGCCCATGACGCCGGTGCCGGAACTGAGCCGGCTGGATGCCATGCGCGCCAACGCCCGTTGGGTCCGGGAATTCGCCGGCCCCTGGGTGGTCCGGCGCGTCACCGGCAGGTCCTCGGGCGATGGCCTCGAACCCAAATACGGCCGCCTGACGCGACTCTAA
- a CDS encoding MarR family winged helix-turn-helix transcriptional regulator — MTEPRWLDADERRAWLALLSINTLLPAALDTQLHAAGKLSLFDYNVLAMLSETEGHFLPMSELAARTSASLSRLSHVVTKLQNRGWLERRPHPGDARVTTAHLTDAGMETIVRLAPGHVEAVRSLFLDALSPQDVADLARMGEKIVARLDDDHWILRDR; from the coding sequence ATGACGGAACCCCGCTGGCTCGACGCCGACGAACGCCGGGCCTGGCTCGCCCTCCTGAGCATCAATACCCTGCTGCCGGCCGCCCTGGATACCCAGCTTCACGCCGCGGGCAAGCTGTCCCTGTTCGACTACAACGTCCTGGCGATGCTCTCCGAGACGGAAGGACACTTTCTGCCCATGAGCGAACTCGCCGCGCGCACCAGTGCCTCCCTGTCCCGGCTATCGCACGTGGTCACCAAGCTGCAGAACCGCGGCTGGCTGGAGCGCCGGCCGCATCCGGGAGACGCCCGCGTAACCACGGCGCACCTGACCGACGCCGGCATGGAGACGATCGTCAGGCTCGCCCCGGGGCATGTCGAAGCAGTCCGCTCGCTGTTCCTCGACGCCCTGAGCCCGCAGGACGTCGCGGACCTGGCCCGGATGGGCGAGAAAATCGTGGCCCGCCTCGATGACGACCACTGGATCCTCCGAGACAGGTAG
- a CDS encoding YciI family protein encodes MYVVSLTYKVPEDIVEFHLPAHVTWLQEAFDEGVFMVAGRKIPRTGGLLLSNADRASLDAALAEDPFYVNGVADFEVMEFHANRVAPGFENLLDS; translated from the coding sequence ATGTACGTAGTCTCCCTGACATACAAGGTCCCCGAAGACATTGTGGAGTTCCATCTTCCGGCACACGTCACGTGGCTGCAGGAGGCCTTCGATGAGGGTGTCTTCATGGTCGCGGGGCGCAAAATCCCCCGCACCGGCGGCCTGCTGCTCTCCAACGCGGACCGCGCCAGCCTGGATGCCGCCCTGGCCGAGGACCCGTTCTACGTCAACGGGGTGGCGGACTTCGAGGTCATGGAGTTCCACGCCAACCGGGTGGCCCCCGGCTTCGAAAACCTGCTGGACAGCTGA